In Physeter macrocephalus isolate SW-GA chromosome 2, ASM283717v5, whole genome shotgun sequence, a single window of DNA contains:
- the BTNL9 gene encoding butyrophilin-like protein 9 isoform X1 has protein sequence MDFPVSLDSYQRVRLPSSLSFLTHLLLLLQPGEMHSGEVRVVGHGEPILAHVGDEVEFSCHLSPYRDAEHMEIRWFRSQASDVVHLYRQRQEFYGQQMAQFQNRTELVTDEIADGSVTLRLHPVVPADEGPYGCRFLSSDFTGEAVWELEVAGLGSDPHISLEGFKQGGIQLRCSSSGWYPKPQSQWRDHQGRCLPPETEVIVKDVQGLFSLETSVVVQGGAHSNVSCSIQNPLLGQKKEFVVQIADVFLPGTSPWKRAFLGTLVGALLVLALLPTLALYFFRKQRRCQEKLKKQAEKDTGKLTEELGKLQVELDWRRAEGQAEWRAAQQHAVDVTLDPGSAHPSLEVSEDGKSVSSRRMAPGSADGDPQRFSEQMCVLSRERFSTGRHYWEVHVGRRSRWFLGACLAAVPRAGQARLSPAGGYWVMGLWNGCEYFVLDPHRVALTMRVPPRCVGIFLDCEAGKLAFFNVSSGSHIFTFTDTFSGTLCAYFRPRAHDGSEHPDPLTICPLPVREKRVPEEEDSDTWLQPYEPSDPALAMW, from the exons ATGGATTTTCCAGTCTCCCTGGACTCCTACCAGCGAGTACGTCTTCCCAGCAGTCTCTCCTTCCtcactcacctcctcctcctccttcagcctGGGGAGATGCACTCAG GGGAGGTCAGGGTGGTAGGCCATGGGGAACCCATTCTGGCACACGTCGGGGATGAGGTGGAATTCTCGTGCCACCTGTCGCCGTACCGGGACGCCGAGCACATGGAGATCCGCTGGTTCCGGAGCCAGGCCTCGGACGTGGTGCACCTGTACCGGCAGCGGCAGGAGTTCTATGGCCAGCAGATGGCGCAGTTCCAGAACAGGACCGAACTCGTCACGGACGAGATCGCTGACGGCAGCGTGACCCTGAGGCTCCACCCCGTGGTCCCCGCCGACGAGGGTCCATACGGGTGCCGCTTCCTCTCCAGCGACTTCACTGGGGAAGCGGTCTGGGAGCTGGAGGTGGCAG gGCTGGGCTCGGACCCTCACATCTCCCTTGAGGGCTTCAAGCAGGGAGGCATTCAGCTACGGTGCAGCTCCAGTGGCTGGTACCCCAAGCCACAGTCTCAGTGGAGAGACCATCAGGGACGATGCCTGCCTCCAGAGACTGAAGTCATCGTCAAGGATGTCCAAGGCCTGTTCAGTCTGGAAACCTCTGTGGTCGTCCAAGGGGGGGCCCACAGCAACGTGTCCTGCTCCATCCAGAACCCCCTCCTGGGCCAGAAGAAAGAGTTCGTGGTCCAGATAGCAG ACGTATTTTTACCCGGAACCTCTCCCTGGAAGAGAGCTTTCCTCGGGACGCTGGTGGGAGCGCTGCTCGTCCTGGCTCTCCTCCCGACGCTGGCGCTGTACTTCTTTCGGAAGCAACGGAGGTGCCAAG aaaaGCTGAAGAAGCAGGCGGAGAAGGACACAG GGAAACTCACAGAAGAGCTGG GGAAACTTCAAGTGGAGCTGG ACTGGAGAAGGGCTGAAGGCCAGGCGG AGTGGAGAGCAGCCCAACAACATGCAG TGGATGTGACCCTGGATCCTGGCTCCGCCCACCCCAGCCTGGAGGTCTCCGAGGATGGCAAGAGCGTGTCCTCCCGCAGGATGGCGCCAGGCTCAGCGGACGGTGACCCCCAGCGGTTCTCCGAGCAGATGTGCGTTCTAAGCCGGGAGCGCTTCTCCACGGGCCGCCACTACTGGGAGGTGCACGTGGGCCGCCGCAGCCGCTGGTTCCTAGGTGCGTGCCTGGCAGCGGTGCCGCGCGCAGGGCAGGCGCGCCTGAGCCCGGCGGGTGGCTACTGGGTGATGGGGCTGTGGAACGGCTGCGAGTACTTCGTGCTGGACCCGCACCGCGTCGCGCTCACCATGCGCGTGCCACCCCGGTGCGTGGGCATCTTTCTGGACTGCGAGGCGGGAAAGCTGGCCTTCTTCAATGTATCCAGTGGCTCCCACATCTTCACCTTCACGGACACCTTCTCTGGGACACTCTGCGCGTATTtcaggcctagagcccatgacgGCAGCGAACACCCAGATCCACTTACCATCTGCCCATTGCCAGTTAGAGAGAAACGCGTCCCCGAAGAGGAGGACAGTGACACCTGGTTACAACCCTATGAGCCCTCGGACCCCGCCCTGGCCATGTGGTGA
- the BTNL9 gene encoding butyrophilin-like protein 9 isoform X2 yields the protein MDFPVSLDSYQRVRLPSSLSFLTHLLLLLQPGEMHSGEVRVVGHGEPILAHVGDEVEFSCHLSPYRDAEHMEIRWFRSQASDVVHLYRQRQEFYGQQMAQFQNRTELVTDEIADGSVTLRLHPVVPADEGPYGCRFLSSDFTGEAVWELEVAGLGSDPHISLEGFKQGGIQLRCSSSGWYPKPQSQWRDHQGRCLPPETEVIVKDVQGLFSLETSVVVQGGAHSNVSCSIQNPLLGQKKEFVVQIADVFLPGTSPWKRAFLGTLVGALLVLALLPTLALYFFRKQRRCQEKLKKQAEKDTGKLQVELDWRRAEGQAEWRAAQQHAVDVTLDPGSAHPSLEVSEDGKSVSSRRMAPGSADGDPQRFSEQMCVLSRERFSTGRHYWEVHVGRRSRWFLGACLAAVPRAGQARLSPAGGYWVMGLWNGCEYFVLDPHRVALTMRVPPRCVGIFLDCEAGKLAFFNVSSGSHIFTFTDTFSGTLCAYFRPRAHDGSEHPDPLTICPLPVREKRVPEEEDSDTWLQPYEPSDPALAMW from the exons ATGGATTTTCCAGTCTCCCTGGACTCCTACCAGCGAGTACGTCTTCCCAGCAGTCTCTCCTTCCtcactcacctcctcctcctccttcagcctGGGGAGATGCACTCAG GGGAGGTCAGGGTGGTAGGCCATGGGGAACCCATTCTGGCACACGTCGGGGATGAGGTGGAATTCTCGTGCCACCTGTCGCCGTACCGGGACGCCGAGCACATGGAGATCCGCTGGTTCCGGAGCCAGGCCTCGGACGTGGTGCACCTGTACCGGCAGCGGCAGGAGTTCTATGGCCAGCAGATGGCGCAGTTCCAGAACAGGACCGAACTCGTCACGGACGAGATCGCTGACGGCAGCGTGACCCTGAGGCTCCACCCCGTGGTCCCCGCCGACGAGGGTCCATACGGGTGCCGCTTCCTCTCCAGCGACTTCACTGGGGAAGCGGTCTGGGAGCTGGAGGTGGCAG gGCTGGGCTCGGACCCTCACATCTCCCTTGAGGGCTTCAAGCAGGGAGGCATTCAGCTACGGTGCAGCTCCAGTGGCTGGTACCCCAAGCCACAGTCTCAGTGGAGAGACCATCAGGGACGATGCCTGCCTCCAGAGACTGAAGTCATCGTCAAGGATGTCCAAGGCCTGTTCAGTCTGGAAACCTCTGTGGTCGTCCAAGGGGGGGCCCACAGCAACGTGTCCTGCTCCATCCAGAACCCCCTCCTGGGCCAGAAGAAAGAGTTCGTGGTCCAGATAGCAG ACGTATTTTTACCCGGAACCTCTCCCTGGAAGAGAGCTTTCCTCGGGACGCTGGTGGGAGCGCTGCTCGTCCTGGCTCTCCTCCCGACGCTGGCGCTGTACTTCTTTCGGAAGCAACGGAGGTGCCAAG aaaaGCTGAAGAAGCAGGCGGAGAAGGACACAG GGAAACTTCAAGTGGAGCTGG ACTGGAGAAGGGCTGAAGGCCAGGCGG AGTGGAGAGCAGCCCAACAACATGCAG TGGATGTGACCCTGGATCCTGGCTCCGCCCACCCCAGCCTGGAGGTCTCCGAGGATGGCAAGAGCGTGTCCTCCCGCAGGATGGCGCCAGGCTCAGCGGACGGTGACCCCCAGCGGTTCTCCGAGCAGATGTGCGTTCTAAGCCGGGAGCGCTTCTCCACGGGCCGCCACTACTGGGAGGTGCACGTGGGCCGCCGCAGCCGCTGGTTCCTAGGTGCGTGCCTGGCAGCGGTGCCGCGCGCAGGGCAGGCGCGCCTGAGCCCGGCGGGTGGCTACTGGGTGATGGGGCTGTGGAACGGCTGCGAGTACTTCGTGCTGGACCCGCACCGCGTCGCGCTCACCATGCGCGTGCCACCCCGGTGCGTGGGCATCTTTCTGGACTGCGAGGCGGGAAAGCTGGCCTTCTTCAATGTATCCAGTGGCTCCCACATCTTCACCTTCACGGACACCTTCTCTGGGACACTCTGCGCGTATTtcaggcctagagcccatgacgGCAGCGAACACCCAGATCCACTTACCATCTGCCCATTGCCAGTTAGAGAGAAACGCGTCCCCGAAGAGGAGGACAGTGACACCTGGTTACAACCCTATGAGCCCTCGGACCCCGCCCTGGCCATGTGGTGA